Proteins from a single region of bacterium:
- a CDS encoding tetraacyldisaccharide 4'-kinase, translated as GLAGTGWRVVQARDRAACLAAAVVAGAAPRVVLLEDGHQTAGVGRHLDALILDRWQVAPGPDGPEVVPGTGPVFPFGPWREGAVGAARAGLWLVESGDEVPVRGRGGAQVLGFRRVGRLVTVGENAHLPARPVLVSGIARPERFEAEATGLLSAAPVLAVRLEDHASYGADVRARIVAAVREAGGDGVVTTAKDWVKLAGGWPADLAAAVVDLELVWGNDQTPADVVGGRLV; from the coding sequence GCGGGCTGGCGGGTACCGGCTGGCGGGTGGTGCAGGCGCGCGACCGGGCCGCCTGCCTGGCCGCGGCCGTGGTCGCAGGGGCCGCACCGCGGGTCGTGCTGCTCGAGGACGGCCACCAGACGGCCGGCGTCGGGCGGCATCTCGACGCACTGATCCTCGACCGCTGGCAGGTGGCTCCGGGGCCGGACGGCCCGGAGGTGGTGCCGGGGACGGGCCCCGTCTTTCCGTTCGGGCCGTGGCGCGAAGGCGCGGTCGGGGCCGCGCGGGCCGGACTGTGGCTCGTCGAGTCGGGCGACGAGGTGCCGGTGCGGGGCCGCGGCGGCGCGCAGGTGCTGGGCTTCCGGCGCGTGGGCCGGCTGGTGACGGTGGGCGAGAACGCGCACTTGCCCGCGCGGCCCGTGCTGGTTTCGGGCATCGCCCGGCCGGAGCGCTTCGAGGCCGAGGCCACGGGGCTGTTGTCCGCCGCGCCCGTGCTGGCGGTGCGCCTGGAGGACCACGCGTCCTACGGCGCCGACGTGCGGGCGCGCATCGTCGCGGCCGTGCGCGAGGCGGGAGGCGACGGCGTGGTGACCACGGCCAAGGACTGGGTGAAGCTGGCGGGCGGCTGGCCGGCCGACCTGGCGGCGGCGGTGGTCGACCTCGAGCTCGTCTGGGGGAACGACCAGACGCCCGCCGACGTGGTCGGCGGGCGCCTCGTCTGA